Below is a window of Chaetodon trifascialis isolate fChaTrf1 chromosome 17, fChaTrf1.hap1, whole genome shotgun sequence DNA.
agatcattaagtaaaagtagcaatatcATAGTATAAGTATTACATATAAtaagtattagcatcaaattATGAAAAGTGGCCCGTTTCAGAAACATATATATTGTATCACTGGATTATAATTCGTGACTGATGCACTAATGTTGCTGTGTACTGCAGAGGAGCTTAACTCACAACAATACATTATTTATTCTTTGGTTCATATTCTatattaatctgaatctgcagagtaactaaagctatcaaataaatagtaataaaataataaataatctgagtgaaaagttcaatattgGCTACTCTAAAGTaccataaaatggaaatactcaagggAAGTACAGGCACCTCaaactgtacttgagtaaatgtactgtgtTCCCGTGTGGCCGTCACCCAGTCTGACCGCCATCACACTGATCCTTAACACGACTGCAGGACGTGAACTGTGAGGAAAACATGAAGATTTCAAGTCATTTTAGTTCCTGGTGAGTTCAGTTTTCTCACTGTCAACAAGTCACAGCTGAGATTTAGGATCTGAGACTTGACGTCTCTGAGGTGAACCTGAAGGCATTCAGAACCAGGCTGGAGAACACCTGCTCAGCGTCCTCATAATCCCATTACTGACTGTGCACAGACTGTCTGCAGGGAACACCCTCCTCACCATGCCTTCATTCagagccgggggggggggggggggacccgAGGGTCACGGAGCTGTCGAGGAACGCCGACCAGGCCGGGGTCTTCACGACCGGCAGCCTGTCAATAATCAGGTTCAGATCACACCTCAGTCGAGTGAGAGTAAATAAAAGGCTGTTCGCCGTCGTCCAGATTTAATCCACTTGGTGAAGCACATGGTTTGGGATTTAACATAACAGGGCAGTTCAGGTAAAGCGGGCTGTCAGACCCAGAACAACAAATCAAACGAGCCTCAGGCGGAGATTAGATCTGATAATTTTAAATTAGATCTAATCCAGCAGAGTTTAATACGCTGAGGTAAACTGTGAGAAGCATCTTCAGTTCAGCATCTCAGATGATtatcatctgtttgtgtgcagataCCAAAGACAAATCCAGAGTTTCAAGTCTCAAAAGTTAAAATCTGATCTAATTATGCATTTTTTGGTGGTTCCTTAACAAATTTAAGACACTATGACTGTGATATATGTTATGATTCACTCAAAAAATGAGATTAAGTTTATGTTGGTGAAAGTTTAGAACTTTTCATTATCATGTAAAACAAATAGTCATTTTCTAATGAGTTTGCTTTCAGATTAATCCAAACAAACTAATGAAACCACAACAGAGCTGTTTCCTGATCTGTTTAAtcatcatttttctctctgatcGGTTCACAGGTAGCATAATCAATGTAAAGACGTGGTTTATGGATTAGCTGATCTGTCACTGCCGAGCGGCAGGTTACCATAATCCCACGGTGAGTAATCCATTACTCTGTAACCCCGGACGTGTCCGGTGTTTGACGTGTTTTCAGTGACGAGGTGAGAGGTGAATCAGATTAGCTGAGCTGTGAAATTTCCCTCTTGCTGGAGGTGAAGTTCATGAATCAGCCTAAAATCTGAcgctgagcttcctgctgccctctagtggacgaCAGGTGTTTGTGCCGCATCATAAACggctcacctgttcacctgaCAGTAATATCTGCTCTGATCCTGCTTCATCAGGGTGGAGAGATGTCCTTCTGATGTTGTAATTACCGCTGGTTACCAGTAGAGGTCAGTACAGATTATAGTTTCTCCTTTAACTCTGATTATAAGACAAGACAAATAACTACTGATCCCCAGCAGGAGGAAATAAGCCAGGTGAACATACAAataaaggatgaagaggaaataaaataaattgaatGAAGcttatttagtttagttttattgatttaaaaactgacttcactgtaaacacactataactgttatcttgtcctttttaaaaaaaaaatctttttcacCTCAttgttcttcatttttgttcctttactgtgttttaaattCAAGATTTTAATTAATGCATTTCCACCTCACAGATTTTAGCGACTCTCCTGATGTTCCTGAAGCACAGAATATAATGTACACACacgtgtgtttctgttttaaagGGGTGTTgcagctgattaaaaaaaaagacattttttaatcTATAAAAAGGATTTTAATTGAAATGCATCATGAGACCACTGCTTTACTGAATGACAGTCACATCTGAACACtgtaacaaataaaaacatgaataagaAACATTAACGACACAAACATGTAACAGATCAGCAGGACAACATCTGTCactgagtgtttctgtgctcGTGACAGCGTTCAGCGTTCTTCAGTCGAACATGTAAGGAAACCTTTAGGACTTTGATTCTGTGACTGACATTAATACTGACTAACAAAAGCATCACCAGGCGCTGAAAtgcagacctcctcctcctcctcctcctcctcctcctcctcctcctcctcctcagcgcTGGCTCCTGTATGTGCGGATCTTGCGGCTGAGGTTGCGAGCCAGCCGGTCGACGGCGCTGCCGATGTGTCCTGGCTCCTTCCTGGACGTCAGGCCGTCGATGTTCCCGCTGTACCACAGCACCCATCCAGCCAGAGAGACGAGCACGAACAGAGCTCCTGCAGGAGGTCGGCCGT
It encodes the following:
- the tmem238a gene encoding transmembrane protein 238a; protein product: MALCDGLSHCKLALAFAVLMDLLGGAALLVGVFAPLEIKGRDFGDLLVYTGALFVLVSLAGWVLWYSGNIDGLTSRKEPGHIGSAVDRLARNLSRKIRTYRSQR